In a genomic window of Erinaceus europaeus chromosome 12, mEriEur2.1, whole genome shotgun sequence:
- the LOC103117574 gene encoding transmembrane ascorbate-dependent reductase CYB561: MESPAGVAPAPRALPAFVAFSQLLGLTSVAVTGAWLGLYRGGIAWESTLLFNVHPLCMIIGLIFLQGDALLVYRVFRKETKRTAKILHGLLHVLAFVIALVGLVAVFHYHRERGYAHLYSLHSWCGLLVFVLYFVQWLVGCGFFLFPGASFSLRSGYRSQHVFFGAAIFLLSLGTALLGLKEALLFKLGSAYSSFKAEGVLGNTLGLLLVAFGVAVLHILTRADWRRPPREEEQALSMDFKTLTEGDSPTPQ; the protein is encoded by the exons ATGGAGAGCCCGGCCGGCGTGGCCCCggcccccagagcactgcctgcCTTCGTGGCCTTCTCCCAGCTGCTGGGCCTGACCTCGGTGGCCGTGACGGGCGCCTGGCTGGGCCTGTACCGGGGCGGCATCGCGTGGGAGAGCACCCTGCTGTTCAACGTGCACCCGCTGTGCATGATCATCGGCCTGATCTTCCTGCAGGGAGACG CCCTGCTGGTTTACCGAGTTTTCAGGAAGGAGACCAAACGCACGGCCAAAATCCTGCACGGGCTGCTGCACGTCTTGGCGTTTGTCATCGCGCTGGTGG GCCTGGTGGCCGTGTTCCACTACCACAGGGAGCGGGGCTATGCCCACCTGTACAGCCTGCACAGCTGGTGCGGCCTCCTGGTCTTTGTCCTCTACTTTGTGCAG TGGCTGGTGGGCTGCGGCTTCTTCCTGTTCCCCGGAGCCTCCTTTTCCCTGCGGAGCGGCTACCGCTCTCAGCATGTCTTCTTCGGCGCTGCCATCTTCCTGCTGTCGCTGGGCACGGCCCTGCTGGGCCTGAAGGAGGCGCTGCTGTTCAAGCTTGG GTCCGCGTACAGCTCGTTCAAGGCCGAAGGGGTCCTGGGCAACACGCTGGGCCTGCTGCTGGTCGCCTTTGGTGTGGCCGTGCTCCACATCCTGACCCGTGCGGACTGGAGGCGGCCACCCCGCGAGGAGGAGCAGGCTCTCTCCATGGACTTCAAGACGCTCACTGAGGGGGacagccccaccccccagtga